The Exiguobacterium acetylicum genome includes a window with the following:
- the ylqF gene encoding ribosome biogenesis GTPase YlqF: MTIQWFPGHMAKARREVTEKLKLIDVVIELVDARLPMSSRNPMVEQITAGKPRLIVLNKADMADKRLTEQWMNALRADGVDVVAVDAKHNKGLNQIHEGALRLMKEKHARMREKGRNPSAIRALIIGIPNVGKSTLINRLAGRNIAITGDRPGVTKRQQWIKMKTGEMELLDTPGILWPKFDDQVVGYRLAATGAIKDDILNIDDIALFALRELKTRYPEQLRERYRLDEVSGEAVDVLEAIGKKRGFVSGGYVDFERTSEMLLHELRTEKLGRVTLETVEEWETNE; this comes from the coding sequence ATGACGATTCAATGGTTCCCCGGTCACATGGCCAAAGCACGTCGGGAAGTCACAGAAAAATTAAAGTTGATTGATGTGGTCATCGAACTTGTCGATGCACGTCTTCCGATGTCGAGCCGTAATCCGATGGTCGAACAGATCACAGCAGGTAAGCCACGACTGATCGTCCTCAATAAGGCCGACATGGCGGATAAACGATTGACGGAACAATGGATGAACGCATTACGAGCAGATGGTGTCGATGTCGTTGCGGTTGACGCAAAGCATAACAAAGGATTGAATCAAATCCATGAAGGTGCATTACGTTTAATGAAAGAAAAGCATGCACGGATGCGAGAAAAAGGTCGGAATCCGAGTGCGATCCGTGCCTTGATCATCGGCATTCCAAACGTCGGGAAATCGACGCTCATCAATCGACTCGCTGGTCGGAACATCGCGATTACCGGTGACCGTCCGGGTGTGACGAAACGCCAACAATGGATCAAGATGAAAACAGGTGAGATGGAATTACTTGATACACCAGGTATCCTCTGGCCGAAGTTCGACGATCAAGTCGTCGGCTACCGTCTAGCCGCTACCGGTGCGATCAAGGATGATATCTTAAACATCGACGACATCGCGCTATTTGCTCTTCGTGAGCTAAAGACGCGGTATCCGGAGCAGTTACGTGAGCGTTATCGACTCGATGAAGTATCAGGAGAAGCGGTCGACGTACTCGAAGCAATCGGTAAAAAACGTGGCTTCGTCTCAGGTGGGTATGTCGATTTCGAGCGGACGAGCGAAATGCTTCTGCATGAGCTACGGACGGAAAAGCTTGGTCGTGTGACACTTGAAACGGTCGAAGAGTGGGAAACGAATGAATAA
- a CDS encoding ribonuclease HII — MNIAELKQRLHEATLKEFIQLKQELATDARKGVHTLFRQTERRFALEEQQRMDFKERLAFEEQYRQQGYVRIAGVDEVGRGPLAGPVVAAAVILPEGFYHPGLTDSKQMSKIQRQTALKHLQEVAEIAIGIIEPAEIDEINIYQASKQAMQNAVRQLQPDALLVDAMTLEGDTPQQSLIKGDARSVSIAAASVVAKETRDAMMEEYAINYPGYGFETHAGYGTPTHLQALDTLGVTPIHRKTFRPVKERL; from the coding sequence ATGAACATAGCAGAATTGAAACAGCGATTGCACGAGGCAACACTAAAAGAATTTATTCAATTGAAGCAGGAACTTGCGACAGATGCGCGAAAAGGGGTGCATACACTGTTTCGTCAGACAGAAAGACGATTCGCGCTCGAGGAGCAACAACGAATGGATTTCAAAGAACGGCTCGCATTCGAGGAACAGTATCGTCAGCAAGGATACGTGCGAATTGCCGGGGTTGACGAAGTCGGACGAGGTCCACTAGCTGGTCCCGTCGTCGCGGCAGCGGTTATCTTACCAGAAGGTTTCTATCACCCGGGACTAACGGATTCGAAACAGATGAGTAAAATACAGCGACAAACGGCACTGAAACATCTACAAGAAGTGGCTGAGATTGCGATTGGAATCATCGAACCGGCTGAAATTGACGAAATCAACATCTATCAAGCGTCAAAACAGGCGATGCAAAACGCTGTCCGTCAATTGCAACCGGATGCCTTACTCGTTGATGCGATGACACTTGAAGGCGATACACCACAACAGTCTCTCATCAAAGGAGATGCCCGAAGTGTTTCCATCGCAGCAGCAAGTGTCGTTGCGAAAGAGACACGCGATGCAATGATGGAAGAATATGCGATTAACTATCCGGGATACGGATTTGAAACACACGCAGGCTACGGAACACCGACACATTTACAGGCACTCGATACATTGGGAGTGACACCGATCCATCGGAAAACATTCCGCCCTGTTAAAGAACGCCTCTAG
- a CDS encoding EscU/YscU/HrcU family type III secretion system export apparatus switch protein: MKKAIALSYEEQMHAPKVVAKGSEHIAERILEEALKHDIPIRQDETLMTLLDAVQVSEQIPEELYGVIAELFAFLYRLDQEEILKK, from the coding sequence ATGAAAAAAGCGATTGCCTTATCTTACGAAGAACAGATGCATGCCCCAAAAGTCGTCGCTAAAGGATCGGAACATATCGCTGAACGGATTTTAGAAGAAGCATTAAAACATGATATTCCGATTCGACAGGATGAAACGTTGATGACGTTACTCGATGCTGTCCAAGTATCAGAACAGATTCCGGAAGAATTATATGGTGTCATCGCCGAGTTATTTGCCTTTTTATATCGTCTCGATCAAGAGGAAATTCTGAAAAAATAA
- a CDS encoding flagellar hook-length control protein FliK: MQIEHRALLPFKIIDHANLPLREGANIVGKVLKLLPDGLMELQVGQRVLTAGTTAELKEGNMYRFQVVSAEGQPVLKIISTETVPQKSALPQLLDSFLQRQTVPTVETRELLRQIGQPVTEGEAKQLKHALTELVQLAKGDEIGRTLDRKTSDQILAQQLVQATNEAGKGVYLFQLPQFGPFEDVDLIMEAPFERTFDPNHARVVLYLQLPRLGEVAVDVLIADRNVSISVFHPNAHVDTFMQAYTPQIQARLEEQGYTLTRFDWVEQKKERVPHDISTRNGRVDLHI; encoded by the coding sequence ATGCAAATCGAACATCGTGCCTTACTACCCTTTAAAATCATCGATCATGCGAACCTACCGTTACGTGAAGGTGCGAATATCGTCGGTAAAGTGTTAAAACTTCTACCAGACGGATTGATGGAACTACAAGTCGGTCAACGTGTTTTGACGGCAGGGACGACTGCTGAACTAAAAGAAGGCAATATGTATCGTTTTCAAGTCGTGTCAGCAGAAGGGCAACCGGTCCTAAAAATCATCTCGACCGAGACGGTTCCGCAAAAGTCGGCTTTACCGCAGCTACTTGATTCCTTTTTACAACGTCAGACTGTACCGACTGTAGAAACACGGGAACTACTCAGGCAAATCGGTCAACCCGTGACGGAAGGAGAAGCGAAGCAGTTGAAGCACGCTCTTACGGAACTCGTTCAATTGGCAAAGGGGGACGAGATAGGTCGAACGCTTGATCGAAAGACAAGCGATCAAATTTTAGCGCAACAACTCGTTCAAGCAACGAACGAAGCCGGTAAAGGAGTTTATTTATTTCAATTACCTCAGTTTGGACCGTTTGAAGATGTTGATCTCATAATGGAAGCGCCGTTCGAACGAACGTTTGATCCGAATCATGCCCGAGTCGTCTTGTATTTACAATTACCACGGCTTGGCGAGGTCGCTGTTGACGTCTTGATTGCAGATCGGAACGTCTCGATTTCTGTGTTTCATCCAAATGCGCATGTCGATACGTTCATGCAAGCTTATACACCTCAGATTCAAGCACGACTCGAGGAACAGGGCTATACGTTGACGCGATTCGATTGGGTCGAACAGAAGAAAGAGCGTGTCCCGCATGATATCTCGACGCGCAACGGAAGGGTGGATCTTCATATATGA